A window of Panthera leo isolate Ple1 chromosome D2, P.leo_Ple1_pat1.1, whole genome shotgun sequence contains these coding sequences:
- the SNCG gene encoding gamma-synuclein: MDVFKKGFSIAKEGVVGAVEKTKQGVTEAAEKTKEGVMYVGAKTKENVVQSVTSVAEKTKEQANAVSEAVVTSVNTVAIKTVEEAENIAITSGVIRKEDLEQPAPSQEDKAAKAEEEVAEEAKSGGD, encoded by the exons ATGGACGTCTTCAAGAAGGGCTTCTCCATCGCCAAAGAGGGTGTGGTGGGCGCTGTGGAGAAGACCAAGCAAGGGGTGACGGAAGCAGCTGAGAAGACCAAGGAGGGGGTCATGTATGTGG GAGCCAAGACCAAGGAGAATGTTGTGCAGAGTGTGACCTCAG TGGCTGAGAAGACCAAGGAGCAGGCCAATGCTGTGAGTGAGGCCGTGGTCACCAGCGTCAACACAGTGGCCATCAAGACGGTGGAGGAGGCGGAGAACATCGCCATCACCTCCGGAGTGATTCGAAAG GAGGACCTGGAGCAACCAGCTCCCTCGCAGGAGGACAAGGCAGCCAAAGCGGAAGAGGAAGTGGCTGAGGAG GCCAAGAGTGGAGGAGACTAG
- the ADIRF gene encoding adipogenesis regulatory factor, producing the protein MASKSLQDLKQQVQGVAQEAVTAAGSSAQQVVDQATEAGQKAMDQVAKATQETIDKTANQASETFSGFGKKLGLI; encoded by the exons ATGGCCAGCAAGAGCTTGCAGGACCTGAAGCAGCAAGTGCAGGGGGTGGCCCAGGAAGCAG TGACTGCGGCAGGATCATCGGCCCAGCAAGTGGTGGACCAAGCCACAGAAGCAGGGCAGAAAG ccaTGGACCAGGTGGCCAAGGCCACCCAGGAAACCATCGACAAGACTGCTAACCAGGCCTCTGAGACTTTCTCAGGTTTTGGGAAAAAATTAGGCCTCATATAA
- the FAM25A gene encoding protein FAM25A, giving the protein MLGGLGKLAAEGLAHRTEKATEEAVHAVEEVVKEVVEHAKEAGEKAIGEALKKAHEAGDKAVKEVTETVTNTVTSAVTHAAEGLGKLGQ; this is encoded by the exons ATGCTGGGAGGTCTGGGGAAACTTGCTGCTGAGGGCCTGGCCCACCGCACTGAGAAGGCCACCGAGGAAGCTG TTCATGCCGTTGAGGAGGTGGTGAAGGAGGTGGTGGAACACGCCAAGGAGGCCGGAGAGAAAG CCATTGGCGAAGCCTTAAAGAAGGCCCATGAGGCAGGGGACAAAGCGGTGAAGGAAGTCACTGAGACGGTGACCAACACAGTCACAAGCGCTGTCACCCATGCAGCGGAAGGCCTGGGCAAGCTGGGACAGTGA